Genomic window (Granulicella arctica):
ACCACCTAGGTTTCCTGATGCTCCAGTTACTACGATCATGGGTTCTCCTTATGCGCCTGCGGCCGTTTGGATGGGCTTTGCAGCGCTTTTGCAAGCATAACGAAGAAGCTTACTTAACGTAAGTACGTACCTTCAGGTAAGCTACTTACATGGAGACAGCAGCAAAGGTTCTAGCCAGTCGACAGGAGCGCCGCCGTGGGAATGTGTACGACGCCAACTGCCCCTCCCGCAACGTACTCGACCATGTGACCTCCCGATGGGGATCGCTGGTGCTGCTTGTTCTTCTCGATGGCAAACTTCGATTTAGTGAGCTGGCGCGACGGATCGGAGGGGTAAGTGAGAAGATGCTGGCTCAATCGCTGCGCACTCTCGAAACGGATGGTTTCCTCTTGAGAACGGTGTACCCCACAATACCGCCCAAGGTTGAGTATTGCCTGACGCCGCGGGGGCGTGAGGCCGGGATGCATATAAAAACACTGACCGATTGGATAGAAGACAACGTCTCCGACGTGCTTCAAGATCATTCCAAGCGAGCTGAGGTCCAGCAATCGCTTCTATGAACCAACGTTCCCATGGGAGATTTCTGCTTTCGCGGAGGAGGATGTCGGCGGCTGCAGGGTGCGGGGTTTGATGCCAGCACGTAAAATAGAGGTCGACACGCAAAAAGGATACGAGCAGATGAGCATTGAGACACAGACGGCGTTGGCCGCACAGGTAGAGTCGGCGGCACGGGCGGCGGGTTTGACGATTGCAGCGACTGCAGCGGGAGCTGATTTTTCGGGTAACCCGACCTCACGATTTACGTTGGCCCTTGCCAGCGATGCCACGAAGACCCAGGTTCTGGAGCTGAGCGACAGCTTCGACTTCAGCCGCGCTGCCTTGCTGGCGGAGGTGCAGGTGTACCTGGGAGAGGCTGCGAAGCGCCTGAAGAATCCGCGTCCTGACTGCTATTTGAGCCTGCATGGGCTTCCGCTGAGCTTTGGCAAGTTTGCGTGGCCGTTCCACCACTCGACCTCGGGTGCGGATACGGAGGTGGTGCATGGCGAAATTCGTCTGGAGACGAGCGAGGAGAGCGTACTGCACTCGAAGATCTCGGCAGCGATGACGGTTACCTTCCGCGAGATCGTTGCCGCTCCGGAGCAGCCGTTTGCCGAGGCATTTATCTATAACGCAATCCGCAAGACGATGGACCAGGGCCAACTGGAGCTGGTGAAGAGCGGCAATCGCCAGCCGGTGCCGGTGACGACGCGCTACTACAGCACCAAGCAGAAGAAGTTCATCTTTAATGACACGACCGAGGAGCAGCGACGGGCTTGGCTTGCGGCGAAGACTTATTGGCTATCCGGTGTTCTGGGTGGCGGCGCGCCGGTGTGGCTGGTCGATCCGCGGGATGCGCAGTATCTGAATACGACCGTGGCGGACCTGAAGCAGTCCGCTGAAAAGCTGGTGGCGGCCGGCGATATTCTGCTGAGCGATGGCGGCGAATATGCGGCTCCAACCGAGGCGTTGATGGCTCGCAAGGAGCAGTACAACGAAGAGGTTGTGCAGGCCTTGATCTTCATCAAGCCGACGTTCAACGAGGAAATGCGCGGCGGCCACACGAATATGTAAGTGGTGCTTCATCTGATGTTCATGTAAACTTGCAAACCGTGTCGTGATGGGTATACATTCCTTGTCGGCCTACAGGTGCAACTCGACCTGTGCGCAATGAGGAATATATGAAGAACCTAATTCGATTCGCAGCACCCGTAATGGCAGTAGCACTTCTTAGCGGCGCTCCCTTTTTCGCGCACGCACAGATGCAGAACTCCGCAGCAACGCAGGACTGGAATACGCCTCCCGCAGGTACTGAGCAGGCGCAGCAGGGCTACCGTGACGGTATCGAAGCAGCCCAGTTGGATCGCGCAGCAAAGCGTCCAATCGATCCAAAGGTGTCGCATCTGTATGTCCACCCGCCCGTCAAGGGAGCTGCTCGCGATGCATATCGCACCAGCTTCGAGGCCGGCTACCAGGCAGCAGTGCAGCACACACAGACGGGTGCGATGTAATTGCCCGTTGAACCTTAACCCTCCCCTGACGAAAACTGCTTGACAGAAAGGCTCCCGTACGGGGGCCTTTCTGCTGCTATGCGCATGGTGCAGAGCCCCATAAGTCGCAGGAAACAAGGGCTCAATCTGGTAGGCTGTAGACGTGCCTACCGACCTTCCAGACGCCCCAAAAGTTGCAGTTCTCATCCCGTGTTACCACGAAGAGGCTGCAATTACGAAGGTTGTGACCGACTTTCGGGCAGCGTTGCCGATGGCGACGATCTACGTCTACGACAACAATTCCCGCGACAGAACGGTCGAACTGGCTCGGCTTGCCGGTGCCCGTGTGTACAGCGAAACGCTCCAGGGTAAGGGGCATGTGGTGCGACGGATGT
Coding sequences:
- a CDS encoding winged helix-turn-helix transcriptional regulator, yielding METAAKVLASRQERRRGNVYDANCPSRNVLDHVTSRWGSLVLLVLLDGKLRFSELARRIGGVSEKMLAQSLRTLETDGFLLRTVYPTIPPKVEYCLTPRGREAGMHIKTLTDWIEDNVSDVLQDHSKRAEVQQSLL